In Streptomyces dangxiongensis, one DNA window encodes the following:
- a CDS encoding ImmA/IrrE family metallo-endopeptidase has protein sequence MRWTQALMREVAQEERAGLSLGPLDPLDPYALAEEHGIKVYTLEGLLRFELRDEALSHFTVQSSSSWSAALVPLGSARVIVENESHKLVRRRSNIAHELGHHLLEHSFDGVVLGEDHNRQFDPVQEKQATFMAGELLVPLIAAQRMAYRGWDNERVANTYGVSEQFAQMQMKGPRVRAERAARKYGFA, from the coding sequence TTGCGCTGGACGCAGGCGCTGATGCGTGAGGTCGCGCAGGAGGAACGCGCCGGGCTGAGTTTGGGTCCCCTCGACCCCCTCGATCCCTACGCCCTCGCCGAGGAGCACGGAATCAAGGTGTACACCCTCGAGGGTCTGCTGAGGTTCGAGTTGCGAGACGAGGCTCTCAGCCACTTCACCGTGCAGAGCTCCTCGTCCTGGTCTGCCGCTCTGGTGCCTCTCGGCAGTGCGCGAGTGATAGTGGAGAACGAGTCCCACAAGCTCGTCAGGCGTCGCTCCAACATCGCCCACGAGCTCGGGCACCACCTGCTGGAGCACTCCTTCGACGGTGTGGTGCTCGGCGAGGACCACAATCGCCAGTTCGACCCCGTGCAAGAGAAGCAGGCCACCTTCATGGCCGGCGAACTACTGGTTCCGCTCATCGCAGCACAGCGCATGGCCTACCGCGGCTGGGACAACGAGCGTGTGGCCAACACCTACGGAGTCAGCGAGCAGTTCGCTCAAATGCAGATGAAGGGACCGCGGGTTCGGGCCGAGCGGGCCGCCAGGAAGTATGGGTTCGCCTAA
- a CDS encoding DUF6527 family protein, producing the protein MTAQDTLRPVFTDTFPETMDAGVLYVSIPYRTCSHLCCCGCGHEVITPLSPAQWSITYDGQNVSLTPSIGNWALPCRSHYWIDDGRIRWSRHYSTAEVAQNRDRDRHLLSQYTEEHRPRPLTSLRRHLRSWLR; encoded by the coding sequence GTGACCGCACAAGACACCCTGCGCCCGGTCTTCACCGATACCTTCCCCGAAACGATGGACGCGGGAGTGCTGTACGTCTCGATCCCCTACCGCACCTGCAGCCACCTCTGCTGCTGCGGTTGCGGCCACGAAGTCATCACACCACTCTCCCCGGCACAGTGGTCGATTACCTACGACGGCCAAAACGTGTCCCTCACCCCCTCGATCGGCAACTGGGCGCTGCCTTGCCGCTCGCACTACTGGATTGATGACGGCCGCATCCGATGGAGCCGGCACTACTCGACAGCAGAAGTCGCCCAGAACAGGGATCGTGACCGCCATCTGTTGTCCCAATACACCGAAGAGCACAGGCCAAGGCCGCTGACCAGTCTGCGTCGCCACCTGCGGTCGTGGCTCCGGTAG
- a CDS encoding helix-turn-helix domain-containing protein, translating into MDVQALHGALDAARIEKGLSWRQLAKDLGVSASTISRMANGLKPDVTAFAAMTTWLRMPAETFYVTTRDGSVREEPELVASLVPLLRARSDLSGDDVAYLEEVISAAARRFRAERESRSH; encoded by the coding sequence GTGGACGTGCAGGCCCTGCATGGGGCGCTGGATGCGGCACGCATCGAAAAGGGGCTGTCATGGCGACAGCTCGCCAAGGACCTCGGGGTGAGCGCCTCGACCATCTCCCGTATGGCCAACGGGCTGAAGCCGGACGTCACCGCATTCGCAGCCATGACGACGTGGCTGCGCATGCCAGCGGAGACCTTCTACGTAACAACCCGTGACGGATCCGTCCGGGAAGAGCCTGAGCTGGTGGCGTCACTCGTTCCCCTACTGCGGGCGCGCAGCGATCTCAGCGGCGACGACGTTGCGTACCTCGAAGAGGTGATCAGCGCCGCGGCCCGGCGGTTCCGCGCCGAGCGTGAATCCCGGAGCCACTGA
- a CDS encoding ThiF family adenylyltransferase: MSTVLLARDPDLSRLLDDGYDVVLHAGHIIVRHIPYATENRTVDHGFLAYPMTVSGDHLVSGTDHRIWFGGSTPCDEHGRRLTLVNPETRVIAEGMQANFMLSAKPGPDGYPDEYTKITAYARIIAAQAQALDFTATPTPGAAWQEIVDDSPFAYRDTATSRAGIAAVNRRFRGHRIVIVGLGGSGTYILDQIAKTEVDSILLIDGDTFDNHNAFRAPGAPTLDTLRERPNKAAHFALVYSNMHRGVSACAQYLDEDNLDLLESATFVFLASDDAASKPVIIDWLEAHEVPFIDVGMGIEEIDGRLSGLLRVTTSLPGRRDTARHRIPQPAPEGDAYARNIQTADLNALNAVLAVIRWKRSIGVYADATDESHTTYSLITNEITNEDLP; the protein is encoded by the coding sequence ATGTCTACCGTACTTCTCGCTCGTGACCCGGACCTGTCCCGCCTCCTCGACGATGGCTACGACGTCGTCCTCCACGCCGGCCACATCATCGTCCGGCACATCCCCTATGCCACCGAGAACCGCACCGTCGACCACGGTTTCCTCGCCTACCCCATGACCGTCAGCGGAGACCACCTGGTCTCCGGCACTGATCACCGCATCTGGTTCGGCGGCTCCACTCCCTGCGATGAGCACGGCCGCCGTCTAACCCTCGTCAATCCGGAGACCCGGGTAATCGCCGAGGGCATGCAGGCGAACTTCATGCTCTCGGCCAAACCCGGTCCCGATGGCTACCCCGACGAGTACACGAAGATCACCGCGTACGCCAGGATCATCGCCGCCCAGGCGCAAGCCCTCGACTTCACGGCCACTCCCACCCCCGGCGCGGCGTGGCAGGAGATCGTCGACGACAGTCCCTTCGCCTACCGTGACACCGCCACCTCCCGCGCCGGTATCGCGGCCGTCAACCGCCGCTTCCGAGGCCACCGCATTGTGATCGTCGGCCTCGGCGGCAGCGGAACCTACATCCTCGACCAGATCGCCAAGACCGAGGTCGACTCGATCCTCCTCATCGACGGCGACACCTTCGACAACCACAACGCCTTCCGCGCCCCCGGCGCCCCCACTCTCGACACCCTGCGCGAACGCCCCAACAAGGCCGCCCACTTTGCCTTGGTCTACTCCAACATGCACCGAGGGGTATCCGCGTGTGCGCAGTACCTCGACGAGGACAACCTCGACCTCCTCGAAAGCGCGACATTCGTGTTCCTCGCCTCCGACGACGCCGCAAGCAAACCGGTGATCATCGACTGGCTCGAAGCCCACGAAGTACCGTTCATCGACGTCGGCATGGGCATCGAAGAGATCGACGGCCGCCTGAGCGGACTCCTGCGCGTCACCACCAGCCTCCCGGGCCGCCGAGACACAGCCCGTCACCGCATCCCCCAGCCGGCGCCCGAAGGCGACGCCTACGCACGCAACATCCAGACCGCCGACTTGAACGCACTCAACGCCGTCCTGGCCGTGATCCGCTGGAAACGCTCCATCGGCGTCTACGCCGACGCCACCGACGAGAGCCACACCACGTACTCGCTGATCACCAACGAGATCACCAACGAGGACCTGCCGTGA
- a CDS encoding serine integrase family protein yields the protein MGKHGSRAFIADQGEILPDDPEDPMRTAMRQMMSVFAQLDRGMTVAKHRRGRRIKGKKGQYAYGAPPYGRQAHKKELTEEEMEQAGRARARARARARQLRDEEQLSFREIAAVLEAEDIRPKRGERWHPETVRRLFVNTSDRPPTLGRRTA from the coding sequence GTGGGGAAGCACGGCAGCCGCGCGTTCATAGCCGATCAGGGCGAAATCCTGCCCGACGACCCCGAGGACCCGATGCGCACCGCCATGCGCCAGATGATGAGCGTGTTCGCCCAGCTGGACCGCGGCATGACCGTGGCCAAGCACCGCCGCGGCCGCCGCATCAAGGGGAAGAAGGGCCAGTACGCCTACGGCGCCCCGCCCTACGGCCGGCAGGCCCACAAGAAGGAGCTGACCGAGGAGGAGATGGAGCAGGCCGGCCGCGCCCGCGCCCGCGCCCGCGCCCGCGCCCGCCAGCTCCGGGACGAGGAACAGCTGTCGTTCCGCGAGATCGCCGCCGTACTCGAGGCGGAGGACATCCGGCCCAAGCGCGGGGAGCGCTGGCACCCGGAGACCGTCCGCCGGTTGTTCGTCAACACGAGCGACCGGCCGCCGACCCTGGGTCGACGCACCGCGTAG
- a CDS encoding cupin domain-containing protein, whose translation MTTVTGIDGRVLPTGRASLRHQREVFLGAVRLSGPERLVIKSTHVAKEVGLSGDTVTESLRFFDTLGIVTGARGRYAATEEGVALAEVWPADETRARVMLHHLFEGHWATDAARTALAQGPVEAEALAQHLQLGLPGHPRRGLYVVEWLIEGLIIHPDRHGRVYATSPGQVPPASTLPQPRKSEHEPSDGYVMGMCNEELRRLPTSQYVSVLRSFKTMIEQVDAVPA comes from the coding sequence ATGACGACCGTCACAGGCATCGATGGACGCGTGTTGCCGACCGGCCGGGCCAGCTTGCGCCATCAGCGCGAAGTGTTCCTTGGTGCCGTTCGGCTCAGTGGCCCGGAGCGTCTCGTGATCAAGAGCACGCACGTCGCCAAGGAGGTCGGTCTGAGCGGCGACACAGTCACCGAGAGCCTGCGCTTCTTCGACACCTTGGGCATCGTTACCGGCGCTCGCGGCCGCTACGCCGCTACCGAGGAAGGCGTTGCGCTGGCCGAGGTGTGGCCCGCTGACGAGACGCGTGCCCGGGTGATGCTTCACCACCTGTTTGAGGGCCACTGGGCCACCGATGCCGCCCGGACTGCTCTGGCACAGGGACCCGTGGAGGCCGAGGCGCTGGCCCAGCATCTTCAGTTGGGCCTGCCCGGCCACCCCCGCCGTGGCCTGTATGTCGTGGAGTGGCTGATCGAGGGGCTGATCATCCATCCCGACCGGCACGGCAGGGTCTATGCAACGAGCCCCGGCCAGGTGCCGCCAGCCTCTACGCTTCCGCAGCCGCGCAAGTCCGAGCACGAGCCGTCCGATGGCTACGTGATGGGCATGTGCAATGAGGAATTGCGACGGCTTCCCACCTCGCAGTACGTGTCGGTGCTGCGCAGCTTCAAAACGATGATCGAACAAGTGGACGCCGTTCCGGCCTGA
- a CDS encoding multiubiquitin domain-containing protein: MTQDRGPKPVTIIVNTRSHTWETKEITYEQAVALAYPGQQPNEQDTYTVQYSRGRDGHGSGSLTAGHSVRVKEGMIFDVYRTSRS, translated from the coding sequence ATGACGCAGGACCGCGGGCCCAAGCCCGTCACGATCATCGTCAACACCCGCTCCCACACCTGGGAGACCAAGGAGATCACCTACGAGCAGGCCGTCGCCCTGGCCTACCCCGGCCAGCAGCCGAACGAGCAGGACACCTACACAGTTCAGTACAGCCGCGGCCGCGACGGACACGGATCGGGCAGCCTCACGGCCGGCCACAGCGTCCGGGTGAAGGAGGGGATGATCTTCGATGTCTACCGTACTTCTCGCTCGTGA
- a CDS encoding GNAT family N-acetyltransferase → MVNYSTHAATSADAPGIVRLLAQIPTWQESNVSRWREDLEQYEQYGLRARRGGWLIESGGAAITVLTVEWKSPRTIAGRIWPVYLEYLVTDEKHRSSGHGSRLVRYAVQELARRDCRGVYLKVFKGDDGWSGALRFWEGHGWTAHSRLATDTHVLMTKEIVPAHPASGSSAIGR, encoded by the coding sequence ATGGTCAACTACTCGACGCACGCGGCTACTTCCGCCGACGCTCCTGGCATTGTCCGGCTCTTGGCTCAGATCCCCACTTGGCAGGAAAGCAATGTCTCCCGGTGGAGAGAAGACCTGGAGCAGTACGAGCAATACGGACTGCGCGCCCGGCGAGGGGGGTGGTTGATCGAATCCGGTGGTGCTGCCATCACCGTGCTCACCGTCGAGTGGAAGAGTCCGCGGACGATCGCTGGTCGGATCTGGCCGGTGTATCTGGAGTACTTGGTCACCGACGAAAAGCATCGCAGCAGTGGTCACGGCTCGCGGCTCGTGCGGTACGCGGTCCAGGAGTTGGCCCGTCGCGATTGCCGGGGCGTCTACCTGAAGGTCTTCAAAGGGGACGACGGATGGAGCGGCGCTCTGAGGTTCTGGGAGGGCCACGGTTGGACAGCACACTCCCGCCTCGCCACCGACACACATGTCCTCATGACCAAGGAAATCGTTCCCGCCCATCCCGCTTCAGGGTCCTCCGCCATAGGCCGGTAG
- a CDS encoding GIY-YIG nuclease family protein: MNITVFTTDLHIAGHDLPGISVTLTSSRRPPRPPFRRLDIDIATVIELLALVEGGAASAGAVRDMLEAVVDEVEEADEEDRREDEALRQLRSTPVPKAPARTPQYDTRSVYVVSSEAEAKIVKIGVSKNVPGRLRSLQSGSGSPLAVRWTSTGGGLLESRLHDRFATRALGGEWFDFTDVADPVAMIAKAARGLLKNATIVEFPT, translated from the coding sequence GTGAATATCACCGTCTTCACCACCGACCTCCACATCGCCGGCCACGACTTACCCGGTATCTCCGTTACCCTGACGTCGTCCCGGCGTCCGCCCCGTCCTCCCTTCCGGCGCCTAGATATCGACATCGCCACTGTCATCGAACTGCTCGCGCTGGTCGAGGGCGGCGCTGCCAGTGCCGGCGCGGTGCGCGACATGCTCGAAGCCGTCGTGGACGAGGTTGAGGAGGCCGACGAAGAAGACCGGCGCGAGGACGAGGCGCTGCGCCAGCTCAGATCTACGCCGGTCCCTAAGGCCCCGGCCAGGACACCTCAGTACGACACCCGGTCCGTGTACGTCGTCTCATCTGAGGCCGAAGCGAAGATAGTCAAGATCGGTGTGTCCAAGAACGTGCCCGGACGTCTGAGATCGCTGCAGTCCGGATCCGGATCTCCGCTAGCGGTGCGGTGGACCTCAACCGGAGGCGGCCTCCTGGAGAGCCGCCTGCACGACCGCTTCGCAACCAGAGCGCTGGGGGGTGAGTGGTTCGACTTCACAGACGTCGCAGACCCCGTCGCAATGATTGCGAAAGCCGCGCGAGGCCTGCTGAAGAACGCCACAATCGTCGAGTTTCCGACGTGA
- a CDS encoding IS256 family transposase: MTSNNMTEAEPVAPSEAVPAKSVDDRLIDELVGRAQAEGLQLTGEGGLLQQLTKRLLESALEGEITDHLGYDKHDPAGKNGGNSRNGTRAKTVLTDVGPVGIAVPRDREGSFEPRIVKKRQKRLSGVDEMVISLAAKGLTTGEVQAHLAEVYGAEVSRQTISTITDKVLDGMAEWQNRPLDAVYPVIFIDAIHVKIRDGAVANRPIYVALAVTVEGRRDILGLWAGDGGEGAKHWMHILTEIKNRGVNDVLMLVRDGLKGLPDAVETVWPRTTVQTCVVHLLRNSFRYAARQDWDKIARVLKPVYTAATEEAALDRFAEFADAWGKKYPAIVRLWENAWEEFTPFLRFDTEIRRIVCTTNAIESVNARIRRAVKARGHFPNEQAALKCVYMAIMSLDPTGKGQARWTMRWKTALNAFDITFDGRLSAARQ, translated from the coding sequence ATGACCAGCAACAACATGACCGAGGCTGAACCCGTCGCGCCGTCTGAGGCGGTGCCGGCGAAGTCTGTGGACGATCGGCTGATTGACGAGTTGGTGGGCCGGGCTCAGGCCGAAGGCCTCCAGCTGACCGGCGAGGGCGGGCTGCTGCAGCAGCTGACCAAGCGGCTCCTGGAGTCCGCTCTGGAGGGTGAGATCACCGACCACCTCGGCTATGACAAGCACGATCCGGCCGGGAAGAACGGCGGCAACTCGCGTAACGGCACCCGCGCCAAGACCGTCCTTACCGACGTCGGCCCTGTCGGGATAGCCGTGCCCCGCGACCGGGAAGGCAGCTTCGAGCCGAGGATCGTCAAGAAGCGGCAGAAGCGTCTGTCCGGCGTGGACGAGATGGTCATCTCGCTCGCGGCGAAGGGCCTGACGACCGGCGAGGTCCAGGCCCACCTGGCCGAGGTCTATGGAGCCGAGGTGTCCCGCCAGACGATCTCCACGATCACCGACAAGGTCCTCGACGGCATGGCCGAATGGCAGAACCGGCCCCTCGACGCCGTCTATCCCGTGATCTTCATTGACGCCATCCACGTGAAGATCCGTGACGGCGCGGTAGCCAACAGGCCCATTTACGTGGCCCTGGCGGTCACTGTCGAGGGCCGGCGGGACATCCTCGGGCTGTGGGCCGGCGACGGCGGCGAGGGCGCCAAGCACTGGATGCACATCCTCACCGAGATCAAGAACCGCGGTGTCAACGACGTCCTGATGCTGGTCCGCGACGGACTCAAGGGCCTGCCCGACGCGGTCGAGACCGTCTGGCCCCGCACCACGGTCCAGACCTGCGTGGTCCACCTGCTGCGGAACTCCTTTCGTTATGCCGCCCGCCAGGACTGGGACAAGATCGCGCGTGTCCTCAAGCCCGTCTACACCGCGGCAACCGAGGAGGCCGCACTTGATCGGTTCGCCGAGTTCGCCGACGCCTGGGGCAAGAAATACCCGGCGATCGTGCGGCTCTGGGAGAACGCATGGGAGGAGTTCACGCCGTTCCTCCGCTTCGACACCGAGATCCGCCGCATCGTCTGCACCACGAATGCGATCGAGTCCGTCAACGCCAGGATCCGGCGGGCAGTCAAGGCCCGCGGGCACTTCCCCAACGAGCAGGCCGCGTTGAAGTGCGTCTACATGGCCATCATGTCCCTGGACCCCACCGGCAAGGGACAAGCCCGCTGGACCATGCGCTGGAAGACCGCACTCAATGCCTTCGACATCACCTTCGACGGCCGCCTCTCTGCAGCCCGCCAGTAA